Proteins encoded by one window of Arachis ipaensis cultivar K30076 chromosome B04, Araip1.1, whole genome shotgun sequence:
- the LOC110271588 gene encoding uncharacterized protein LOC110271588, which yields MEGPNVEEECYSQMEGEESFVALVHCSGKFQKSKRHGVKFTDREPLSIFIQSSSTLAEIKLSILWKLDACGTKWVKKLFYKIPIAVVSTGVRYETFTIGSDEDMQVLFRCRRSFPEMRIPELLAKSKDGVDSSWASAPNPQSTTIGGASTSMPVVAAAVLVPEPECAGAVHASVPPVVPDFEFEDGPDQVENAMHDDDSDEEPVDIGGASDDDIPRGFSSGTQQYPPHLSYLNLEAIGQHQNVEATFVGQGMHDVNPLTEFHIGQSFQSKEEAVLSVKDYSIRRGVEYRVMQSDNLKYQGICKEFGNGCTWLIRIVMRKRKSTWEVMRYNGPHTCMATSISSDHKQLDYHVIYAKIFPLDRANALVSIKVLQEATEATYGFRPNYRKVWMAK from the coding sequence ATGGAGGGGCCAAATGTGGAAGAAGAGTGTTATTCACAAATGGAGGGGGAGGAAAGTTTTGTGGCTCTGGTCCACTGCTCTGGAAAATTTCAAAAGAGCAAAAGGCATGGTGTGAAATTCACGGATAGAGAACCGCTTAGTATTTTTATCCAATCTTCGAGTACGTTAGCAGAGATTAAGCTTAGCATATTATGGAAGCTCGATGCGTGTGGGACGAAGtgggtaaaaaaattattttacaagaTTCCCATTGCCGTTGTGTCAACTGGTGTGAGATATGAGACCTTTACAATAGGGTCGGATGAAGACATGCAGGTCTTGTTTCGCTGCAGGCGTAGTTTTCCGGAGATGAGGATACCTGAGCTGCTTGCGAAGTCGAAAGATGGTGTCGACAGCTCTTGGGCATCGGCACCGAATCCTCAGTCGACGACGATCGGTGGTGCTTCGACATCGATGCCTGTGGTAGCAGCGGCAGTTCTGGTTCCTGAGCCCGAATGTGCTGGGGCTGTTCATGCTAGTGTGCCTCCTGTTGTGCCTGATTTTGAATTTGAGGATGGACCGGATCAAGTTGAGAATGCGATGCATGACGATGATTCAGATGAGGAGCCGGTCGATATTGGTGGGGCCAGTGATGATGATATTCCAAGAGGTTTCAGTTCTGGAACACAACAGTACCCTCCGCACCTGTCGTACTTGAACTTGGAAGCCATTGGCCAACACCAGAATGTAGAGGCAACCTTCGTGGGGCAGGGTATGCATGATGTGAATCCTTTGACGGAATTCCATATTGGCCAATCGTTCCAGAGTAAGGAGGAAGCTGTGCTGAGTGTAAAAGATTACAGCATTCGGCGCGGAGTTGAGTACAGAGTTATGCAGTCTGACAATCTGAAATACCAAGGGATATGTAAGGAGTTTGGTAACGGGTGCACGTGGTTGATTCGTATAGTCATGCGAAAAAGGAAGAGCACATGGGAAGTCATGAGGTACAACGGACCACACACGTGTATGGCCACATCGATATCAAGCGACCACAAGCagcttgattatcatgtcatATATGCGAAGATCTTTCCATTGGATAGAGCTAATGCGTTGGTGTCGATTAAGGTGCTGCAAGAGGCAACGGAGGCGACATATGGTTTCAGGCCTAATTATAGGAAGGTGTGGATGGCGAAGTAG